A region of Staphylococcus sp. IVB6181 DNA encodes the following proteins:
- a CDS encoding EMYY motif lipoprotein, with protein MKRWLLIITIACLTLSLAACSNKTQSDLNHFEKAKHEVDKEERQVEKIMDDMRLNRLNELSKSDLTDRNKTDFKQLEKDMDKKLMLAFETYQHAAEQLPAETKDVKALRKTYISEVNEQEKDLKAIRSFIHLCNASIKANEDILNYTRLFEKNRAQLEKQVETARQAGESDSIDKFIHKLKHHNKELQQIAKKYLDTDDPANTKTVIKDKVQPLINRQIEELNQASVSEPNTAKAHQTAIEMYYSLQNYYETRQKTIDVSNGLERYDMNKTPLTGKELDEAHKPFKRELTDLKNKLHKND; from the coding sequence GTGAAAAGGTGGCTTCTCATAATAACGATTGCTTGTCTAACGCTGTCTCTTGCGGCATGCAGTAATAAAACGCAGTCAGATTTAAATCATTTTGAAAAAGCAAAGCATGAAGTAGATAAAGAAGAGCGTCAAGTTGAAAAAATTATGGATGACATGCGCTTGAATCGTTTGAATGAACTCAGCAAATCAGATTTAACAGATAGAAATAAAACAGACTTCAAACAATTGGAAAAGGATATGGATAAGAAGCTGATGCTTGCATTTGAAACTTATCAGCACGCCGCAGAACAATTGCCGGCTGAAACTAAAGATGTCAAAGCCTTACGTAAAACTTACATAAGTGAGGTTAATGAACAAGAAAAAGATTTAAAAGCCATCCGCAGTTTTATACACCTTTGCAACGCCTCGATTAAAGCAAATGAAGATATCTTGAATTACACGAGGCTGTTTGAGAAGAACCGTGCGCAGTTAGAGAAGCAAGTCGAAACAGCACGCCAAGCAGGGGAGTCTGACAGTATCGATAAATTTATTCATAAGTTGAAGCATCATAATAAAGAGCTGCAGCAGATTGCGAAAAAATATTTGGATACAGATGATCCGGCTAATACGAAAACGGTGATTAAAGATAAAGTACAGCCTCTGATTAATCGACAAATCGAAGAGCTGAACCAAGCGAGTGTGTCAGAGCCGAATACTGCAAAAGCACATCAAACGGCTATTGAAATGTATTACAGTCTGCAAAACTATTATGAGACACGACAAAAGACAATCGATGTCAGCAATGGTTTAGAACGATATGATATGAATAAAACGCCTTTAACAGGGAAAGAATTAGATGAAGCGCATAAACCGTTTAAGCGCGAGTTGACGGACTTAAAAAACAAATTGCACAAGAATGATTGA
- the pepT gene encoding peptidase T: protein MKEQLIDRLKRYAEIDTQSNPDSETTPSTEKQWDLLNLLKQELEELGLKTDIDDYGYLFATLESNIATEVPTVGFLAHIDTSPDFNATNVKPQIIEKYDGQPIQLGDTDRELNQDVFPAMKSVEGHTLMITDGTSLLGADDKAGVAEIMTALNYLVEHPEVKHGRIRVAFTPDEEIGRGPHKFDVERFGADFGYTMDGSQYGELQFESFNAAEATITCHGVNVHPGSAKNVMVNAIKLGERFDHALPQDEVPEQTEGYEGFFHLMSFNGTTEKAQLKYIVRDHNRDQFEARKALLEEIKDTINQDYANDPVELEVNDQYYNMAEKINEVPEVIEIPKRVFKQLGIEPNTEPIRGGTDGSQLSFMGLPTPNIFTGCDNFHGPFEYASIDVMEKAVQVILGIAEEVAASSKE, encoded by the coding sequence GTGAAAGAACAATTAATCGACAGACTGAAACGTTATGCGGAGATTGATACTCAATCTAATCCCGACTCAGAAACAACACCATCTACTGAGAAACAATGGGACTTATTAAATTTACTCAAACAAGAATTAGAAGAACTTGGTCTTAAAACAGATATCGACGACTATGGTTATTTATTTGCGACATTAGAAAGCAACATCGCAACTGAAGTACCTACTGTCGGATTCCTAGCTCATATCGATACGTCGCCAGATTTCAACGCGACTAATGTCAAACCGCAAATCATTGAAAAATATGACGGCCAACCTATTCAATTAGGAGACACAGATCGCGAATTGAACCAAGACGTCTTCCCTGCTATGAAATCCGTTGAAGGCCATACGCTAATGATTACAGATGGCACATCATTGCTTGGCGCAGATGATAAAGCAGGTGTAGCGGAAATCATGACCGCGTTGAACTATTTAGTGGAACATCCGGAAGTGAAACATGGACGTATCCGAGTCGCATTCACACCAGATGAAGAAATCGGACGCGGTCCTCACAAATTTGATGTTGAACGCTTTGGGGCTGACTTCGGTTACACAATGGACGGCAGCCAATACGGCGAGCTTCAATTCGAAAGCTTCAATGCTGCTGAAGCAACTATCACTTGCCACGGTGTCAACGTACATCCGGGTTCAGCGAAAAATGTCATGGTCAACGCTATTAAATTAGGCGAACGCTTTGATCATGCATTGCCGCAAGATGAAGTACCAGAACAAACAGAAGGCTATGAAGGCTTCTTCCACTTAATGAGCTTCAATGGTACTACTGAAAAAGCACAATTAAAATATATCGTCCGTGATCATAATCGCGACCAATTCGAAGCACGCAAAGCATTGCTTGAAGAGATTAAAGATACTATCAATCAAGACTATGCGAATGATCCGGTAGAATTAGAAGTTAATGACCAATACTATAATATGGCTGAAAAAATCAACGAAGTACCTGAAGTTATCGAGATTCCAAAACGTGTCTTCAAACAATTAGGTATCGAACCGAATACAGAACCGATTCGCGGCGGAACAGACGGCTCTCAACTTTCATTTATGGGCTTGCCGACACCTAATATCTTCACAGGCTGCGACAACTTCCATGGTCCATTCGAGTATGCATCTATCGATGTTATGGAAAAAGCAGTACAAGTCATTTTAGGCATTGCTGAAGAAGTTGCGGCATCATCAAAAGAATAA
- a CDS encoding GGDEF domain-containing protein, giving the protein MIEAIIYNISVTVAGIYLFHRLQYSETKQMKFSQTYVTILMTVVALLLAAYPIPVHNYSLYLTFVPLLFLGRYTNVFFTMVSAAILFVIGVFVYGDPLSYNIALIIIALAVSFIGPFIKQNDIVSLQILNVISLIILIIVSVITRLYTLQEIIYLIPISFVLTISSSIIFVDIWRFFTLVQRYESEERFDYLTGLGNVKEFDRHLNKMTDKADSKHTSLGLLLIDIDGFKDVNDAFTHRSGDAVLKQISQLLINYVPPNMKIFRNGGEEFSVVLLGYSLDQTVKLAESIRAGVEQSSFHLPNKEVIKLSVSIGIGYLTEDDYKSQRKVFKDADDMLHMAKNEGRNQVMFNPIVK; this is encoded by the coding sequence ATGATTGAAGCTATCATTTACAATATTTCTGTTACCGTTGCAGGAATTTACCTATTCCATAGGTTGCAATATTCAGAAACGAAACAAATGAAGTTTTCACAAACTTACGTCACAATACTTATGACTGTTGTAGCGCTATTGCTTGCGGCATATCCGATTCCAGTTCATAATTATTCACTTTATTTAACATTTGTTCCGCTATTATTCTTAGGCCGTTATACAAATGTATTCTTTACAATGGTCTCAGCCGCAATTCTCTTTGTGATAGGCGTGTTTGTTTACGGCGATCCGCTATCTTACAACATTGCCTTAATCATCATTGCTTTGGCTGTAAGTTTCATCGGACCGTTTATCAAGCAGAATGATATCGTTTCGCTGCAGATTTTAAACGTTATCAGTCTGATTATACTCATCATTGTATCAGTGATTACACGTCTCTATACATTGCAAGAAATTATTTATCTTATTCCGATATCATTTGTTTTAACGATTTCATCATCGATTATCTTTGTCGATATTTGGCGTTTCTTCACATTAGTTCAACGGTATGAAAGCGAAGAACGTTTCGACTATTTAACAGGTCTCGGCAATGTAAAAGAATTCGACCGACACTTAAATAAAATGACTGACAAAGCTGACAGCAAACACACAAGCCTAGGTCTGTTATTAATTGATATTGACGGCTTTAAAGATGTGAATGATGCCTTTACACATCGTTCTGGAGATGCAGTATTAAAGCAGATTTCACAATTGCTGATAAATTATGTTCCGCCGAATATGAAGATATTCAGAAACGGCGGCGAGGAATTTTCAGTTGTCTTGCTCGGCTATTCGCTGGATCAAACTGTGAAACTCGCTGAAAGCATTCGTGCAGGTGTAGAACAATCTTCTTTCCACTTGCCGAATAAAGAAGTGATTAAACTCTCTGTTTCTATCGGTATCGGCTATTTAACAGAAGATGACTATAAATCACAGCGCAAAGTCTTTAAAGACGCAGATGATATGCTGCATATGGCAAAAAATGAGGGACGTAACCAAGTGATGTTTAACCCGATTGTTAAATAA
- a CDS encoding CHY zinc finger protein yields the protein MSHSQQVHGIGLDSETRCIHYHTPLDVVAIKFKCCGKYYACIHCHNESEDHAPIPWSKEEYDTHAILCGVCGHELTIAEYTETNHCPHCNAPFNPRCEAHYPHYFEI from the coding sequence ATGTCGCATTCACAACAAGTACACGGCATTGGTTTAGACAGCGAAACAAGATGTATACACTATCACACACCTTTAGACGTAGTCGCCATTAAATTCAAATGCTGCGGCAAGTACTATGCTTGTATTCATTGCCATAACGAATCAGAAGATCACGCACCTATTCCATGGTCCAAAGAAGAATATGATACACATGCGATTTTGTGCGGTGTATGCGGACATGAACTTACCATTGCAGAATATACCGAAACCAATCATTGTCCTCATTGCAACGCACCATTCAATCCGCGTTGCGAAGCACACTATCCGCATTACTTTGAAATATAA
- the murB gene encoding UDP-N-acetylmuramate dehydrogenase — protein MHKDDILTELAKILPEEKIKVDEPLKRYTYTQTGGKADFYLSPTNFKEVQAINHLARINNIPVTYLGNGSNIIIREGGIRGIVLSLLSMDYIKVEDNVIIAGSGAAIIDVSRTARDKFLTGLEFACGIPGSIGGAVFMNAGAYGGEVRDCIDYAVCVNERGDLVQLTRDELELGYRSSIVQKQHLVVLEAAFNLAPGNQEDIQAVMDDLTERRESKQPLEHPSCGSVFQRPPGHFAGKLIQDSDLQGHRIGGVEVSTKHAGFMVNVDNGTATDYEDLIHHVQQVVKEKFDVELHPEVRIIGDHPEDQQ, from the coding sequence TTGCACAAAGATGACATTCTTACAGAATTAGCTAAAATTCTGCCAGAAGAAAAAATTAAAGTTGATGAACCATTAAAACGCTATACTTATACGCAAACAGGAGGAAAGGCTGATTTCTATCTCAGTCCGACTAATTTCAAAGAAGTCCAAGCCATCAATCATCTTGCTAGAATCAACAACATCCCTGTCACATACTTAGGCAACGGCTCTAACATTATTATCCGCGAAGGCGGTATCCGCGGAATTGTATTGAGCTTATTATCCATGGATTATATTAAAGTTGAAGATAATGTCATAATCGCAGGCAGCGGTGCAGCGATTATTGATGTCTCCCGTACCGCTCGCGACAAATTTTTAACTGGATTAGAATTTGCATGCGGCATCCCAGGTTCTATCGGCGGTGCTGTATTCATGAATGCAGGTGCTTATGGCGGAGAAGTCCGTGATTGTATCGATTACGCTGTATGCGTCAATGAACGCGGCGACTTAGTTCAATTGACACGTGATGAATTAGAACTTGGCTACCGCAGCAGTATTGTGCAAAAGCAGCACTTAGTAGTCTTAGAAGCTGCCTTTAACTTAGCACCAGGTAATCAAGAGGATATTCAAGCTGTCATGGACGACTTGACTGAACGCCGTGAATCAAAACAACCGCTTGAACATCCATCATGCGGCAGTGTCTTCCAAAGACCTCCAGGCCACTTTGCAGGTAAACTGATTCAAGATTCAGACTTGCAAGGCCATCGTATCGGCGGTGTCGAAGTTTCTACCAAACACGCAGGTTTCATGGTCAATGTCGATAACGGCACAGCAACGGACTACGAAGACTTGATCCACCATGTTCAGCAAGTGGTTAAAGAAAAGTTCGATGTTGAATTGCATCCGGAAGTACGTATCATCGGCGACCATCCAGAAGACCAGCAATAA
- a CDS encoding threonine/serine exporter family protein produces the protein MLHYLFHFIISFSSTTLFSILFNAPRKLLPACGYVGAMGWTIYIVSMDLNLGKVAASFLGSFILAIMSHAMAKRYFQPVIIFIVPGIIPLVPGGAAYEATRFLVTNQYTHAVNTFLEVTLISGAIAFGILCAEISYHIYNRIRIYYGKMKGKSYKKQFNMNNRG, from the coding sequence ATCTTACATTATTTATTCCATTTCATTATCAGTTTTAGTTCCACAACTCTGTTTTCGATACTTTTCAACGCGCCGCGTAAGTTGTTACCTGCTTGTGGTTATGTAGGCGCAATGGGCTGGACGATTTATATCGTGTCCATGGATTTGAATTTAGGAAAAGTTGCTGCTTCTTTCCTTGGAAGCTTTATCTTGGCTATTATGAGTCACGCAATGGCAAAACGTTATTTCCAACCGGTTATTATCTTTATCGTTCCTGGTATTATTCCTCTTGTACCTGGGGGTGCTGCGTATGAAGCAACACGTTTCTTAGTTACCAACCAATATACACACGCAGTCAATACCTTCTTAGAGGTAACTTTAATTTCAGGTGCCATAGCATTCGGTATCTTATGTGCAGAAATCAGCTATCATATTTATAATCGAATTAGAATATACTATGGTAAAATGAAAGGTAAATCATATAAGAAGCAATTTAATATGAATAATCGAGGATAA
- the fakB1 gene encoding fatty acid kinase binding subunit FakB1 yields MKIAVMTDSTTSLTQALLDKYDISVVSLSVTFENGDNYTERVDLAPSQLYQRMKSEKKIPTTSQPAIGEVVEVYERLKAEGYTDVIGLYLSAGISGTYQSATQAGEMVDGINVHSFDSKLSGMILGGYVIHAAQRAKEGLSAEAIMDELYEMRDHTGAMIVVDDLKNLQKSGRITGAQAFIGTLLKMKPVLKFDDGLIVPVDKVRTKKRAIQRIEDGVLEQVKDYDEVTLYVVNGDSKEDGLKLYESLKKRCPDHYVINYSDFSPVIASHLGVGSVALGFTNKRLEVLANRPEDYVEE; encoded by the coding sequence ATGAAGATTGCTGTAATGACGGATTCAACAACATCATTAACACAAGCTTTATTAGATAAATATGATATTTCAGTTGTGTCATTAAGTGTGACATTTGAAAATGGAGATAATTATACAGAGAGAGTCGATCTTGCGCCGAGTCAGTTGTATCAGCGTATGAAATCAGAGAAGAAGATTCCGACAACAAGTCAACCGGCAATCGGAGAAGTCGTCGAAGTCTATGAAAGACTAAAAGCAGAAGGCTATACAGATGTAATCGGATTATACTTGTCTGCAGGTATCAGCGGAACGTATCAATCAGCAACACAAGCCGGCGAAATGGTAGACGGCATTAATGTACATTCATTCGATTCTAAATTGTCTGGTATGATTTTAGGCGGTTATGTCATTCATGCGGCACAACGTGCTAAAGAAGGTCTTTCAGCTGAAGCCATCATGGATGAGTTATATGAAATGAGAGACCATACAGGTGCGATGATTGTAGTAGATGACTTGAAGAACCTGCAAAAGAGCGGACGTATTACAGGTGCGCAAGCCTTTATCGGTACGCTGCTTAAGATGAAACCTGTCTTGAAGTTCGATGATGGTTTAATTGTTCCGGTTGATAAAGTACGTACGAAAAAGCGTGCAATCCAACGTATCGAAGACGGCGTATTAGAACAGGTCAAAGACTATGATGAAGTGACACTCTATGTTGTTAATGGAGATTCAAAAGAAGACGGATTAAAGCTATATGAAAGTCTGAAAAAGCGTTGTCCAGACCACTATGTCATCAACTATTCAGATTTCAGTCCGGTCATTGCTTCGCATTTAGGTGTCGGCAGTGTGGCGTTAGGCTTTACGAATAAACGTCTTGAAGTCTTAGCAAATCGACCAGAGGATTATGTAGAAGAATAA
- the ytxJ gene encoding bacillithiol system redox-active protein YtxJ yields MATKLTSIDQFEQVINDNKYVFIMKHSDTCPISANAYDQFNKFLYERDIDGYYLIVQEQRDVSDYIAEKTGVKHESPQAFYFVNGEVKWHASHDDINVTSLAQAEE; encoded by the coding sequence ATGGCTACAAAGCTGACTTCAATTGACCAGTTTGAACAGGTAATTAACGACAACAAATATGTATTTATAATGAAACACAGCGACACTTGTCCAATTTCAGCAAATGCATATGATCAATTCAATAAGTTTTTGTATGAACGCGATATTGATGGATATTACTTAATTGTACAAGAACAAAGAGACGTATCAGATTATATTGCTGAAAAAACTGGAGTGAAGCACGAATCGCCGCAAGCTTTCTACTTTGTAAATGGAGAAGTGAAGTGGCATGCGAGTCATGATGACATTAATGTGACCTCACTCGCACAAGCTGAAGAATAA
- a CDS encoding glycosyltransferase family 4 protein gives MITLLLILISMVVSVVLTPIVIKISKKLDIMDKPNYRKVHIKPVSVLGGTVVLFSFVLGIWIGHPIEREIIPLLIGMIIMYIVGLIDDVHELKPLYKLFGQCLAALVVVYHGVTIDFIQLPFGTIQFGILSIPFTVFWVIAITNAINLIDGLDGLAAGVSTIAFMTIGFIAILQADIFIMMICSVMIGSLIGFLFYNFHPAKIFLGDSGSLQLGFIISFVSLLGFKNITFFSLFFPMVILAVPFIDTLFAMIRRAKKGQRIMQPDKSHLHHKLLKLGYTHRQTVVLIYSIAIMFSISSIILYLSQPWGVVMMLILILITIELIVEFTGLIDDNYRPLLGLLERRANRGHKHK, from the coding sequence ATGATAACACTTTTATTGATACTTATTTCAATGGTCGTCAGTGTAGTGTTGACACCGATTGTTATTAAAATATCCAAAAAACTGGATATTATGGATAAGCCGAACTATCGAAAAGTGCACATCAAACCTGTTTCTGTACTTGGCGGAACGGTGGTACTCTTTTCATTTGTGTTAGGCATTTGGATCGGCCATCCGATTGAACGCGAAATCATTCCGCTGCTGATCGGTATGATTATTATGTACATTGTCGGCTTGATTGATGATGTGCATGAATTAAAACCTTTATATAAGTTATTCGGTCAATGTTTAGCCGCGCTGGTAGTTGTGTATCATGGTGTAACGATTGATTTCATTCAGTTGCCCTTCGGTACGATTCAATTCGGAATTTTAAGTATTCCTTTTACTGTCTTTTGGGTTATCGCTATTACGAATGCCATCAACTTAATAGATGGTTTAGACGGTTTAGCAGCAGGGGTGTCTACCATTGCCTTTATGACCATCGGGTTTATTGCGATACTGCAAGCGGATATCTTCATCATGATGATTTGTTCTGTCATGATCGGTTCGTTAATCGGATTCTTGTTTTATAATTTCCATCCGGCTAAGATTTTCTTAGGGGACAGCGGTTCCTTGCAGCTGGGCTTTATTATCAGCTTTGTTTCGCTGCTCGGGTTTAAGAATATTACATTCTTCTCATTATTCTTCCCTATGGTGATTTTAGCAGTACCTTTCATTGATACATTGTTTGCGATGATCAGACGTGCAAAGAAGGGACAGCGTATCATGCAGCCGGATAAATCACACTTGCATCATAAATTGCTGAAACTTGGTTATACACATCGTCAAACCGTTGTACTGATATATTCCATCGCGATTATGTTCAGTATTTCAAGTATTATTTTATACTTATCGCAACCATGGGGTGTTGTGATGATGTTGATTCTAATCTTGATTACGATTGAATTGATTGTTGAGTTTACTGGACTGATTGATGATAATTACAGACCATTGCTCGGACTCTTAGAAAGAAGAGCCAACCGAGGACATAAACATAAATAA
- a CDS encoding glycerate kinase produces the protein MRVLVAMDEFNGIVSSYEANRYVEEAVASQIEGADIVQVPLFNGRHELMDSVFLWQSGTKYRVNVHDADMEPIEAVYGKTESGMTIFEADLFLQGKKPIVDRSSYGLGEVIAAALENDAQHIVISLGNIASFDGGAGMLQALGAKYYNDEGEPIDTSKGVNVLKYIRHVDLSGLNPRLSKTRFQLVSDFSSKMYGKASEIMQVYPLLGISREEAAAVDNLVWYFSEILKNETRTVTSTVERGGAGGGVAAVLAALYNAEVLTSHNLVDQITHLESLIEQADLIMFGEGINEQDQLLETTTLRIAELATKYHKPCIAINATADKFDRYEALGVTGMFNLFMKMPKNYTSFEAGLQIRFYAVQALKLLTTSFDNDEKKA, from the coding sequence ATGAGAGTATTAGTCGCAATGGATGAATTTAATGGAATCGTTTCGAGTTACGAAGCGAATCGCTACGTAGAAGAAGCAGTAGCAAGCCAAATCGAAGGTGCAGATATCGTGCAAGTGCCTTTGTTCAACGGCCGGCATGAACTGATGGATTCGGTCTTTTTATGGCAATCCGGAACAAAATACCGTGTGAATGTACATGATGCAGATATGGAACCGATTGAAGCGGTTTACGGTAAAACAGAGAGCGGCATGACGATTTTTGAAGCGGATTTATTCTTGCAAGGCAAAAAGCCGATTGTTGATCGCTCAAGCTATGGTTTAGGTGAAGTGATTGCGGCGGCATTAGAAAATGATGCACAGCATATTGTCATTTCCCTTGGCAATATTGCAAGCTTTGACGGCGGTGCAGGTATGCTGCAAGCTTTAGGCGCAAAATATTATAATGACGAAGGCGAACCGATTGATACAAGCAAAGGTGTTAATGTTTTAAAATATATTCGCCACGTTGATTTATCTGGTTTGAATCCGCGCTTATCAAAAACACGCTTCCAGCTTGTATCGGACTTCTCAAGCAAAATGTACGGCAAAGCCAGTGAAATCATGCAAGTCTATCCGTTATTAGGTATTTCACGCGAAGAAGCAGCGGCAGTGGATAATCTTGTATGGTACTTCAGCGAGATTTTGAAAAATGAAACACGCACCGTAACAAGCACAGTCGAACGCGGCGGTGCAGGCGGCGGTGTTGCGGCTGTTCTAGCAGCGCTATACAACGCAGAGGTGCTGACAAGCCATAATCTGGTGGATCAAATCACGCATTTAGAAAGTTTGATCGAACAAGCAGATTTAATTATGTTCGGTGAAGGCATCAATGAACAAGATCAGCTCTTAGAAACAACAACACTGCGTATTGCGGAACTTGCAACGAAATATCATAAGCCTTGCATTGCGATTAATGCGACAGCTGATAAATTCGATCGCTATGAAGCTTTAGGTGTCACAGGCATGTTCAATTTATTTATGAAAATGCCGAAAAATTATACGAGCTTTGAAGCGGGTCTGCAAATTCGTTTCTATGCGGTACAAGCACTTAAACTGTTGACGACATCTTTTGATAATGATGAGAAAAAAGCATAA
- a CDS encoding GrpB family protein, with amino-acid sequence MYSKTQPFIEDKKALPSYQDQFDRLSELLLGLLNTPVQTVQHIGGTAHFNYPTEPILDILVGVNNLHDITALDEKRLNYAGFYRVHHSYKKKAMMVKFNDMTELKQTVRLHILQIESKRYRHYKEMDAALSRDTELSVQFSKEKQALHAQASTIREYEEAKEALFEKLSRQFHLN; translated from the coding sequence ATGTATTCAAAAACACAGCCTTTTATAGAAGATAAAAAGGCATTACCCTCTTATCAAGATCAATTCGACAGGTTAAGCGAACTTTTGCTCGGTTTGCTGAATACACCTGTTCAAACCGTGCAGCACATCGGAGGAACTGCACATTTCAACTATCCGACTGAACCTATTTTAGATATTTTGGTCGGTGTGAACAACCTGCATGATATTACTGCATTAGATGAAAAGCGCTTAAATTATGCCGGCTTTTATCGCGTGCACCACAGCTACAAGAAAAAAGCTATGATGGTAAAGTTCAATGATATGACTGAATTAAAACAAACTGTACGCCTGCACATCTTGCAGATTGAATCAAAACGATATCGCCATTATAAAGAAATGGATGCTGCACTGAGCCGTGATACTGAACTCAGCGTGCAGTTTTCAAAAGAAAAACAAGCATTGCATGCACAAGCCTCAACCATTCGCGAATATGAAGAAGCTAAAGAGGCATTGTTTGAAAAATTGTCACGTCAATTTCATTTAAATTAA
- a CDS encoding threonine/serine exporter family protein — MPEEAITIIDENKVIDVVLTAGKILLESGAETYRVEDTMSRIAYSFGLDNTNSFVSNTAIIFSLNDRTNTRLIRVRDRTTDLEKIALANNISRKIAKHELNIDEAKSELIHLEHASLQYSYLTKFLAVSIACGFFLFMFGGVAQDFIFAIIAGAGAYLTFDFVQRFIQIKFFSEFISAIVVVSVAAISHKLGLSVNQDIITISGVMVLVPGVLITNAIRDLMAGELLAGMSRGMEAALTAFAIGAGVAIILLFF; from the coding sequence GTGCCTGAAGAAGCAATTACCATAATAGATGAGAACAAAGTTATCGATGTTGTGCTCACGGCAGGAAAAATTTTACTTGAAAGCGGTGCGGAAACATATCGTGTCGAAGATACGATGTCACGTATTGCTTACAGCTTTGGGTTAGATAATACCAACAGCTTTGTATCTAACACAGCAATTATCTTCTCATTAAACGATCGAACGAACACGCGTTTAATTCGAGTCCGAGATAGAACTACAGATTTAGAAAAGATTGCTTTAGCCAATAACATTTCACGTAAAATTGCGAAACACGAATTGAATATTGACGAAGCAAAATCTGAATTGATTCATTTGGAGCATGCCTCGCTGCAATATTCTTATTTAACGAAGTTTTTAGCAGTGTCTATCGCCTGCGGATTTTTCTTATTCATGTTCGGCGGTGTTGCACAAGACTTTATCTTCGCAATTATTGCTGGCGCTGGTGCTTATTTAACCTTTGATTTTGTACAACGCTTTATCCAAATCAAATTCTTCTCAGAATTCATCAGTGCTATCGTAGTCGTCAGTGTTGCCGCTATCAGCCACAAGCTCGGCTTATCGGTCAACCAAGACATTATCACCATTTCCGGTGTCATGGTCTTAGTGCCAGGTGTCTTAATTACAAATGCCATCAGAGATTTAATGGCTGGCGAATTGCTTGCTGGTATGTCGCGCGGAATGGAAGCGGCATTAACCGCATTTGCAATCGGTGCCGGCGTCGCAATCATCTTACTCTTCTTTTAA
- a CDS encoding YigZ family protein: protein MENHIITIKQEYVIENVINKSRFIAHIKPVATEEEAKAFIEAVKKEHRDATHNCSAYTIGDNMLTQKANDDGEPSGTAGVPMLEILKKLETHNTAAVVTRYFGGIKLGTGGLIRAYSGAVRDAIKEGGRVELHNALPTTVTISYDQTGKFEYELQSTDFILRDTIYTDKVSYKIDVLEDDYEDFIAFLNRITAGKFELDEGTVTRLPFDIETK from the coding sequence ATGGAGAATCATATTATTACTATCAAGCAAGAATACGTGATTGAAAATGTCATTAACAAATCACGGTTTATTGCTCATATCAAGCCGGTAGCAACCGAAGAAGAAGCGAAAGCATTCATCGAAGCGGTCAAAAAAGAACACCGTGATGCAACACATAACTGTTCAGCCTATACCATCGGCGATAATATGCTGACACAAAAAGCAAATGATGACGGCGAACCGAGCGGGACTGCAGGTGTACCGATGCTTGAAATCTTAAAAAAATTAGAAACACATAATACAGCTGCTGTAGTGACACGTTATTTCGGCGGTATTAAACTTGGTACCGGCGGATTAATCAGAGCATACAGCGGTGCAGTCCGAGATGCTATCAAAGAAGGCGGACGCGTAGAATTGCACAATGCACTTCCTACTACAGTAACAATCAGCTATGATCAAACTGGAAAATTCGAATACGAGTTGCAATCTACTGATTTCATCTTAAGAGATACGATTTATACTGACAAAGTCAGCTATAAGATCGATGTATTAGAAGATGACTATGAAGATTTTATCGCCTTTTTAAATCGTATTACTGCCGGCAAATTTGAATTAGATGAAGGCACAGTGACACGCTTGCCTTTTGATATCGAAACAAAATAA